Genomic segment of Clostridia bacterium:
GCGGAGTAGACGTGGTATTCGTCGCTGAGCAGCTTGTCGCGCGAGATCGGGAAGTTGTAGTTCTTCGACATATGGTAGCCCTCGTCGCCGAACCAGTGGAGCGTTCCGTAAAGGTTATGCCCCTTGACGATGCCCTCCTCGGTGCTGTTCTCGGCGTCGACCCAGCCGTTTTCCATAATGTCTATCTCGCCGTCGTGCGGCCATATGCTCTCGGCGCCCATCATCCAGATCGCGGGCCAGATGTACGCGCCGCCCGGGACCTTCGCCCTGACGTCGACGCGGCCGAAGGACTGACCGTATTTGCCGGAGGTCTCGAGCGAGGCGCTGGTGGCGTGGTAGCCCTTGTATTCCTCGATCTTGCTCTTGATGACGAGGTTGCCGTTTTCGATATAGTGATTGTTCTCGCTGTCGCGGTAATAGATGGGCTCGGTATCGCCGCGCGTTTTGCCGTCGGCGGGAGTCCACATCGAACGGTCGAGCTTTTCGCCGTCGAACTCGTCCGCCTTGACAAGCTCCCACGCGCCGTAGTCGTACTCCGTCAGCTTCATAGAGCCGCCGGTGCCCTTCTTCAGCACCGCCTTGGCGCTCAAGGTCGCGAGCGAGTAGGCGTCGGCGTAGGTTATCGCGAAGTTTCCGCCGCCGAGCGGCTTGACGCCGAATTCCTGCTTGGCGTTCGTCATATCCGCCTCCTTCATGAAGAGGTCGAACTCGACGTTGGTGGTCAGCGCGAGGCCGGTGCCCTTGTTGACAATGCGGTAGGCGCCGGAGGCGCATTTGTATATCTGCCACAGCTGGGTGTCGTCGCCGACGTCCTGGGTGAAGGTCAGCGCCTGGTTATCGTCGTGCATGACGAGCGTTTCCGCCCATTTGAGCTGGCGCTCGGTTATCGCGGGCCCGTAGGTCAGAACGGTGCCGCGGGAATCGGTTATCTTATAGAACTTTTCGTTTGAAACGGAGGAAGCCGTGTGGACGTAGACGCCGCCCTTCGCGGTCTCCAGCGTTTCGGCGTACGCCGCGAGGTTCGATACGTAGCACTCGCCGTCAGCCGCGAAGGCGATCGAGTTTATCGAAGGCAGCACATCGATGAGATACGTTCCCTCCGCGCCCTTGAATAGATCGAATGAAACGCGGATATCCGACGCCTGCGCCGGAACGGGCAGGTCGGCGGCGAAGGCGGTCTCGCCCGCCTTCAGCGTTACGGTAAGTCTGCCGGACGGGGCGGCGGCTTCAAAGTGAAACGTCAGTCCCTCCGCGTTCGCGAGCGCACCGCCGAAGGGGTCTCCGTCGGAGGCCGCGCTGCCGGTGAACTTAACCGCGTCGGCGGTGCCGTCCGGAGCGGCGGAGCGTTCCGCGGCGGTGAACGCCGCGAGTCCGGGGATCCCGACGGACTCGAACGCGCCGTCCTTCAGCGCGGCGACGGCGCGGCCGATATCGGCGATGGAGTTCTCCATATCGGAGGACTTGCATTCGGGGTCGTCGTAATGGCGTTTCGCGTTATCCACGGCGCCGGTCAGGTATTTTCTCGTCTGCTCGTCGGCGTTGCCGAAGATAAGCGGCTCCGCTTCCGCGATCTTCGCGGCGAGAGGCGCTTTGTCGTCGACGGGCTTTACCTGCTGTTCCTCACCGGAGGACGCGGCGCTTTCGCTGCCGCCTCCCTCTTTCGCGGAACAGGCGGCAAAGGATAAACACATTATCAGCGCGAGGAGCGCGGCTGTAAATCTTCTCATCTCGTTCTCCTTGTCAAATATTCCAGACGCAGTAGTCGGTATTCAGAATGCCCATCGCCGCAAACAAACGCGAGCCGTCGGCGGAGAAGGCAATATCCATGACCCATCTGCCCTTGGGGTTGTCGGTGCGGAGCGCAGTCAGATAAGCTCCGTCGCCGTCGAAAAGTCTGACGCTGCCGTCGTAGGAAGAAACGGCGATGCGCTTTCCGTCCGGCGAGAACTTCGCCTCGCTGACGAGCTCGGCGAAGCCGCCGAGCGTCGCGGACTGAGTTCCGGTCGCGGAGTCGAACAGGCGGGCGCAGTTATCCGCGCAGACCGCGAGCAGACTCGAGCCGTCCGGTGAGAAGCGCACGCGGCGCACAGAGGACGGGTTGACCTTGCCGGCGGCGCACACCTTCTTTTTCTTCAGGTCGCAGAGGTATATTCTGCCCGCCTCGTCGGAGAAAGCGAGGGAACCGTCCGGCGCGAAGTCGACTCCGCGCATCGCGGCGCCGTCTTCGTTATCGAAGCGGAATACCTGCGTCAGCAGCGGCAGCTCGTAAACGCGCGCGCTGCCGTCCGAGCAGACAGCGGCGGCGAGTTTGCCGTCCGCGGAAACCGCGGCGTTTCTCACGTCGCTGCCGGTCGCGGCTTCTGAAATCAGCGCTCCGTCTACGCCCCAGAGGCGCAGGACGCGGCTTTCCTTCGCGTTCGGCCTGCCGCGCTCGATCGTGTCTCTGCCGCCGGCGAGGAAGGCCTTGCCGTCCGGCGTGAAGGCGGCGAACTCGTTGAAGGTGCCGGCGTCGTCGATGACTAGCGGCGCCTTCGTGAAGTCGGCGCAGTCGTAGATGAATATTTCTCCGTCGCGGTTCGGCACACAGAGCCTGCTCCCGTCCGGAGTGAAGGTGATCGCCTCGACGGCGACCTCCGGCTCGCGCAGCGTGAAGAGCAGCTCGTCTTTATGCTGCCCGTAGACGAAGACCTCTCCGCCCTGCCCCGCGGCGGCGGCGTATCTGCCGTCCGGAGAGGCGCAGACCTTGTTGAGCCATTCGCGCGCCGCGCCGTTGACGTAGTCGGGCGCTTTCGCGTCTTCGACCGGTTCGGCAGCGCAGGTCACTTCTCCGGCGCGCTTGCAGCAGCGCACCCAGTCGATATAATAGAGCGATTCGGCCGGCGTTTCGGGATACGCCTTCTCTTCACCGGGGCCTCTGACGGAGGTGTTGAGAATGAGGTAGTGCGGGTTGTCGCCGAAGCCCCATTTCTTGCCGTCGGAGTCGAGGTGCATCGCCATATAGAGCATATCGTCGGTGTAAAGGCGCAGGTGGTCGTATTCCCACTCCGCCGCGTATGTGTGGTAGCGGTCGTTGAGATTCTCGTAATCCTTGAAGCAGAAGTCGACGCCTTTCTCCATGTGCTTGCTGACCTCGGTCGCCCAGTGGAGCGTGCCGAAGAGCTTGGAGTCCAGCTCGCCGTGTTCGCCTCCGCCGACGAGCTCCATGACGTCGATCTCGCCCTGGTACGGCCAGTTGCCGACGATGCCCATCGACCAGAACGCGGGCCATATCCACGCGCCGGTGGCGAGACGCGCGCGCATCTCCATCTTGCAGTAGGTAACGCCGTAGAGCCCGCGCGTATCCATATACGCGCCGGTCTGCGGGATGCCGTCGTATCCGTCGCCGGAGGTGCGGATGACGAGGTTGCCGTCTTCCGTCCAAAAGTTCTCCTTGCGGTCGAGGAAATAGACCGGCTCGGTATCCGGCCTTATCTTTTTGTTATAGACGCCCCATACGCTCCTGTCGAGCTCCTCGCCGTCAAAGTCGTCGCGGAAGGTTTCCACCCATTCGTCCTCGGCGATCTCGAAGAGCGCCCAAACGCCGTCCTTGCAGTTCTCGCAGGTCAGTGGCCTGCCGCCCTCGCCTATTATCGAGAACTTGCCCGGGCCGGCGGGCAGCAGGTCGAAATCCTGCGACGGACAGTTCATATTGACGTCCGTCGGGAAGGGCTTGCCATGCTCGTCGAGCTGGATATGATTGGCGTTGGATTTGTTGATAACGTGGTATTTGCCGTATTCGGTCTTATAGAGCTGCCACTCCTGCGTATAGTCGCGGGCGCGCTTCTCAAGCGCGAGGTGCTGTCCCTTGTCGGTGTGGATCAGCGACTGCTCCCAGCGCAGGTCGGTCTCCTTTATGCGCGGGACGAGCGCGAGGGCGCGTCCGGTCGCTATATCGACGATCTTATAGAACCTGTCGTTGCGCGTTTCCGTAACGGGATCCTCGGAGTAAGGCGTGCGGAGATCCGGCTCTACCTGCTCGCTGAAGAAGCAGAGCGGCGTTACGCGCACTTCGACGTCCTCGTCGGACTCAAGCGCGACGACGATGCGCTCCGCGCGCCTGACCGCGGGAACGAAAAGATCGTAAGTCAGCCAAAACGTCGTCTTCTCCTGTGAAAGTCCGATGCCCTCGATATAGGAGAATCCGGCGTCGGAACCGACGCCTACGGTCAGCGTCGCGTCGCCGCTTCTGCCGTCGTACTCGACCTCGAGCGCGATGCCGTCGCAGGGCGCGGCCTCACGCATCGGGAAGTCGGCGGACTTTCTGCCGCCGGCGGCGACGGTGATGATTTCAGGCAGCGCGCCTTCCGTCCGCTT
This window contains:
- a CDS encoding family 16 glycosylhydrolase, whose translation is MRRFTAALLALIMCLSFAACSAKEGGGSESAASSGEEQQVKPVDDKAPLAAKIAEAEPLIFGNADEQTRKYLTGAVDNAKRHYDDPECKSSDMENSIADIGRAVAALKDGAFESVGIPGLAAFTAAERSAAPDGTADAVKFTGSAASDGDPFGGALANAEGLTFHFEAAAPSGRLTVTLKAGETAFAADLPVPAQASDIRVSFDLFKGAEGTYLIDVLPSINSIAFAADGECYVSNLAAYAETLETAKGGVYVHTASSVSNEKFYKITDSRGTVLTYGPAITERQLKWAETLVMHDDNQALTFTQDVGDDTQLWQIYKCASGAYRIVNKGTGLALTTNVEFDLFMKEADMTNAKQEFGVKPLGGGNFAITYADAYSLATLSAKAVLKKGTGGSMKLTEYDYGAWELVKADEFDGEKLDRSMWTPADGKTRGDTEPIYYRDSENNHYIENGNLVIKSKIEEYKGYHATSASLETSGKYGQSFGRVDVRAKVPGGAYIWPAIWMMGAESIWPHDGEIDIMENGWVDAENSTEEGIVKGHNLYGTLHWFGDEGYHMSKNYNFPISRDKLLSDEYHVYSAEWDSEQVRILVDGMLYMTLNVNSDSMRWGFGAQPHFLILNTSVSGPGNDQLPDGMPDTSYYYVDYVRFYKRSGEVSQTANFSADAGAATVHNLGSDRVKAIVTSADGKYTAVVGRGGDIKLYNAKKSELLGEMKGKGKIYTCAAFSPDGKMLVAGSRDGVLTFCETEDLIAWDVDNYHVYHDAVAFTGNGEYVVAGGRNYDDQSSYSRAMFVFDASGNKVKQVDLESDIRAVAAAGNTVALALGNSKVQIYDASSFALRHTLTGHTSAVRGIDLTADGSRLVTSDENGNVIVWDAASGARVNKMKNTRTAPVTKVRFLDGGRRVVCASESGDLRIFTVSTGRLYSLMGGYGSLVRDVDVSKDGSMIAACSYDGSVRTYRSDGTLLEAVTVADDSGNWVESVSFCSGKRVMFGMNQPATGLYVMRLTKK
- a CDS encoding family 16 glycosylhydrolase; this encodes MERFATEKALLCSGIAERGRKNLRRCIAEAEKASGDRAVLNGLHRAVNSVRPAKTKRTEGALPEIITVAAGGRKSADFPMREAAPCDGIALEVEYDGRSGDATLTVGVGSDAGFSYIEGIGLSQEKTTFWLTYDLFVPAVRRAERIVVALESDEDVEVRVTPLCFFSEQVEPDLRTPYSEDPVTETRNDRFYKIVDIATGRALALVPRIKETDLRWEQSLIHTDKGQHLALEKRARDYTQEWQLYKTEYGKYHVINKSNANHIQLDEHGKPFPTDVNMNCPSQDFDLLPAGPGKFSIIGEGGRPLTCENCKDGVWALFEIAEDEWVETFRDDFDGEELDRSVWGVYNKKIRPDTEPVYFLDRKENFWTEDGNLVIRTSGDGYDGIPQTGAYMDTRGLYGVTYCKMEMRARLATGAWIWPAFWSMGIVGNWPYQGEIDVMELVGGGEHGELDSKLFGTLHWATEVSKHMEKGVDFCFKDYENLNDRYHTYAAEWEYDHLRLYTDDMLYMAMHLDSDGKKWGFGDNPHYLILNTSVRGPGEEKAYPETPAESLYYIDWVRCCKRAGEVTCAAEPVEDAKAPDYVNGAAREWLNKVCASPDGRYAAAAGQGGEVFVYGQHKDELLFTLREPEVAVEAITFTPDGSRLCVPNRDGEIFIYDCADFTKAPLVIDDAGTFNEFAAFTPDGKAFLAGGRDTIERGRPNAKESRVLRLWGVDGALISEAATGSDVRNAAVSADGKLAAAVCSDGSARVYELPLLTQVFRFDNEDGAAMRGVDFAPDGSLAFSDEAGRIYLCDLKKKKVCAAGKVNPSSVRRVRFSPDGSSLLAVCADNCARLFDSATGTQSATLGGFAELVSEAKFSPDGKRIAVSSYDGSVRLFDGDGAYLTALRTDNPKGRWVMDIAFSADGSRLFAAMGILNTDYCVWNI